A stretch of Acidovorax sp. RAC01 DNA encodes these proteins:
- the clpP gene encoding ATP-dependent Clp endopeptidase proteolytic subunit ClpP, which produces MSALETQGLGMVPMVIEQSGRGERSYDIYSRLLKERVIFLVGPVNDQTANLVVAQLLFLESENPDKDISFYINSPGGSVSAGMAIYDTMNFIKPDVSTLCTGMAASMGAFLLAAGAKGKRFALPNSKVMIHQPLGGMQGQATEIEIHAREILKTREQLNKILAERTGQPLEKIQRDTERDYFLSADESKEYGLVDQVISKRS; this is translated from the coding sequence ATGAGCGCATTGGAAACACAAGGCCTGGGCATGGTCCCCATGGTCATCGAACAGTCTGGCCGTGGCGAACGGTCTTACGACATCTATTCCCGCCTGCTCAAGGAGCGCGTGATTTTCCTGGTCGGCCCGGTCAATGACCAGACTGCCAATCTGGTGGTGGCACAGTTGCTGTTCCTGGAAAGCGAAAATCCCGACAAGGATATTTCGTTCTACATCAATTCTCCTGGCGGCTCGGTCAGCGCCGGCATGGCGATCTATGACACGATGAACTTCATCAAGCCTGACGTGTCGACGCTGTGCACCGGCATGGCGGCCAGCATGGGCGCCTTTTTGCTCGCGGCTGGCGCCAAGGGCAAGCGGTTTGCGCTGCCCAACTCCAAGGTCATGATCCACCAGCCGCTGGGCGGCATGCAGGGCCAGGCGACCGAAATCGAGATCCACGCGCGCGAGATCCTCAAGACCCGCGAGCAGCTCAACAAGATCCTGGCTGAGCGCACCGGCCAGCCACTGGAAAAGATCCAGCGCGACACCGAGCGCGACTACTTCCTGTCGGCCGACGAGTCCAAGGAATACGGTCTGGTCGATCAGGTGATCAGCAAGCGTTCCTGA
- the tig gene encoding trigger factor, with product MAVTVETLEKLERKITLSVPVTLIQSEVDTRLKRLARTVKMDGFRPGKVPMTVVAQRYGYSVQYEVLNDKVGEAFAVAANEANLRVAGQPRITEKEGAPEGHVTFDAIFEVFPEVKIADLSDAEVEKLSAEVTDAAIDKTIDILRKQRRSFAQRAMDAAAQDGDRVTVDFEGKIDGEPFDGGKAEDFQFLVGEGQMLKEFEDAVRGMKSGESKTFPLAFPADYHGKDVAGKTADFLVTIKKIEAAHLPEVNDALAKSLGIADGSVDGLRADIKKNLEREVKFRLLARNKAAVMDALVSKAELDLPNASVQAEIARLMEGARAELKHRGIKDADKAEIPEDVFRPQAERRVRLGLVVAELVRANELQAKPEQLKAHIDELAASYEKPEDVVRWYFGDRQRLAEVEAVVIENNVTEFVLSKAKVVDKAVSFDELMAQQG from the coding sequence ATGGCCGTTACTGTTGAAACCCTTGAGAAGCTCGAGCGCAAGATCACGCTGAGCGTGCCCGTCACCCTGATCCAGTCCGAAGTCGACACGCGCCTCAAGCGCCTGGCACGCACGGTCAAGATGGACGGCTTCCGTCCAGGCAAGGTCCCCATGACCGTGGTGGCCCAGCGCTATGGCTACTCGGTGCAGTACGAAGTGCTCAACGACAAGGTCGGTGAAGCCTTTGCCGTGGCCGCCAACGAAGCCAACCTGCGCGTGGCCGGCCAGCCCCGCATCACCGAAAAGGAAGGCGCACCCGAAGGTCATGTGACTTTCGACGCCATCTTCGAAGTCTTCCCGGAAGTCAAGATCGCCGACCTGTCGGACGCCGAAGTCGAAAAGCTGTCGGCCGAAGTGACCGATGCAGCCATCGACAAGACCATCGACATCCTGCGCAAGCAGCGCCGCAGCTTCGCCCAGCGCGCCATGGACGCTGCCGCCCAGGACGGCGACCGCGTGACCGTGGACTTCGAAGGCAAGATCGACGGCGAACCGTTTGACGGCGGCAAGGCCGAAGACTTCCAGTTCCTGGTAGGCGAAGGCCAGATGCTCAAGGAATTTGAAGACGCCGTGCGCGGCATGAAGTCGGGCGAAAGCAAGACCTTCCCCCTGGCTTTCCCTGCCGATTACCACGGCAAGGACGTTGCCGGCAAGACGGCTGACTTCCTGGTGACGATCAAGAAGATCGAAGCCGCTCACCTGCCCGAAGTGAACGACGCCCTGGCCAAGTCGCTGGGCATCGCCGACGGCTCCGTGGACGGTCTGCGCGCAGACATCAAGAAGAACCTGGAGCGTGAAGTCAAGTTCCGCCTGCTGGCCCGCAACAAGGCGGCCGTGATGGACGCCCTGGTGTCCAAGGCCGAGCTCGATCTGCCCAACGCCAGCGTGCAGGCGGAAATTGCCCGCCTGATGGAAGGCGCCCGCGCTGAACTCAAGCATCGCGGCATCAAGGACGCCGACAAGGCCGAAATCCCTGAAGATGTGTTCCGTCCCCAGGCCGAGCGCCGCGTGCGTCTGGGCCTGGTGGTGGCCGAGCTGGTGCGCGCCAATGAACTGCAGGCCAAGCCCGAGCAGCTCAAGGCCCACATCGACGAGCTGGCTGCGAGCTACGAGAAGCCCGAAGACGTCGTGCGCTGGTACTTTGGCGACCGCCAGCGTCTGGCCGAAGTCGAAGCCGTTGTGATTGAAAACAACGTGACCGAGTTCGTGCTGTCCAAGGCCAAGGTGGTCGACAAGGCCGTGTCGTTCGACGAACTGATGGCACAGCAGGGCTGA
- a CDS encoding efflux RND transporter permease subunit, producing MTQVQPKEGFNLSKWALDHPALTRYLMVVLMLLGFAAYFQLGQDEDPPFTFRAMVVRTYWPGATAQQVAEQVTDKIERTLQEVPYADKIRSYSKPGESQIIFQIKDSSKASEVANVWYTVRKKVGDMRYTLPQGIQGPFFNDDFGDVYGVIYALESEGFSYAELKSFADDVRQQLLRVPDVAKVEQFGVQDEKVFIEISQKRLSQLGLDMNQVLAQLGQQNAVEAAGAVQTPQDQVQVRVAGQFNAIEDLRAMPIRGPSGAQLRLGDIAEIKRGYVDPATVKVRHQGREVIALGVSMAKGGDIIALGKALHATTDRIGTTLPAGVKLVNVQDQPKAVSTSVNEFVKVLIEAVVIVLAVSFVALGLHKRPGKHPFYRQWYIDPRPGLVVGITIPLVLAVTFLAMWYWGIGLHKISLGSLIIALGLLVDDAIIAVEMMVLKLEEGYDKVRAATFAYEITAMPMLTGTLITAAGFLPIGLAKSTTGEYTFAIFAVTVIALVLSWIVSVYFVPYLGTLLLKVPPHVLAAQANKGVTEDPHEVFDSPFYRTFRRLVDWCVQHRWLTIGATVLTFALGIAGMGKVQQQFFPDSSRPEILVDIWFPEGTSFAGNEEVTKRVEQRLLAEPGVNTVSTWVGSGVPRFYLPLDQVFPQSNVSQFIVVPQDLKVRESLRVKLPALLAQEFPEVRGRVKLLPNGPPVPYPVQFRVVGPDPVALRERADEVKAELRKSPDMRGVNDNWNESVKVLRLEVDQAKARALGVTSQSIAQASKTILSGTQVGQYREGDKLIDILLRQPLDERNAITDIANAYLPTASGKSIPLTQIAKPVFTWEPGVMWRENRDYAITVQGDVTEGLQGATVTASLLPSLKAIEAGWRSAGQGGYRIEVAGAVEESSKGSASIAAGIPIMLFITFTLLMLQLHSFSRAMLVFLTGPLGLAGVAAALLVLNRPFGFVALLGVIALMGMIQRNSVILIDQIEQDRARGVPAWDAIVESAVRRLRPIVLTAAAAVLAMIPLSRSVFWGPMAVAIMGGLIVATVLTLLALPAMYAAWFRVKRPEPEVLA from the coding sequence ATGACGCAAGTACAACCCAAAGAGGGGTTCAACCTCTCCAAGTGGGCGCTCGACCATCCGGCGTTGACCCGCTACCTCATGGTCGTCCTGATGCTGCTGGGCTTTGCCGCCTACTTCCAGCTCGGGCAGGACGAAGACCCGCCGTTCACCTTCCGCGCGATGGTGGTGCGCACCTACTGGCCCGGCGCCACCGCGCAGCAGGTGGCCGAGCAGGTCACCGACAAGATCGAGCGCACCCTGCAGGAGGTGCCGTACGCCGACAAGATCCGCAGCTATTCCAAGCCTGGCGAGTCGCAGATCATTTTCCAGATCAAGGATTCGTCCAAGGCCAGCGAGGTGGCCAACGTCTGGTACACGGTGCGCAAGAAGGTGGGCGACATGCGCTACACCCTGCCGCAGGGCATCCAGGGCCCGTTCTTCAATGACGACTTTGGCGATGTGTATGGCGTGATCTACGCGCTGGAGTCCGAAGGCTTCAGCTACGCCGAACTCAAGTCGTTTGCCGACGACGTGCGCCAGCAGCTGCTGCGCGTGCCCGACGTGGCCAAGGTCGAGCAGTTTGGCGTGCAGGACGAAAAGGTCTTCATCGAGATCTCGCAAAAGCGCCTGTCGCAGCTGGGCCTGGACATGAACCAGGTGCTGGCCCAGCTGGGCCAGCAAAACGCGGTGGAAGCCGCGGGTGCCGTGCAGACGCCGCAAGACCAGGTGCAGGTGCGCGTGGCGGGCCAGTTCAACGCCATTGAAGACCTGCGCGCCATGCCCATCCGGGGCCCGTCGGGCGCGCAGCTGCGCCTGGGCGATATTGCCGAGATCAAGCGCGGCTACGTGGACCCAGCCACCGTCAAGGTGCGCCACCAGGGGCGCGAAGTGATCGCGCTGGGCGTGTCGATGGCCAAGGGCGGCGACATCATTGCGCTGGGCAAGGCGCTGCACGCCACCACGGACCGCATCGGCACCACCCTGCCCGCAGGCGTGAAGCTGGTCAATGTGCAGGATCAGCCCAAGGCCGTGTCCACTTCGGTCAACGAATTCGTCAAGGTGCTGATCGAGGCCGTGGTCATCGTGCTGGCCGTGAGCTTTGTGGCCCTGGGGCTGCACAAGCGGCCGGGCAAGCACCCGTTCTATCGCCAGTGGTACATCGACCCGCGCCCCGGGCTGGTGGTGGGCATCACCATTCCGCTGGTGCTGGCCGTTACGTTTCTGGCCATGTGGTACTGGGGCATCGGGCTGCACAAGATCTCGCTGGGCTCGCTCATCATTGCGCTGGGCCTGCTGGTGGACGACGCCATCATTGCTGTGGAAATGATGGTGCTCAAGCTTGAAGAGGGCTACGACAAGGTGCGCGCCGCGACCTTTGCCTACGAGATCACCGCCATGCCCATGCTGACCGGTACGTTGATCACGGCGGCCGGGTTTCTGCCCATCGGTCTGGCCAAGTCCACCACGGGCGAATACACGTTTGCCATCTTTGCCGTGACGGTGATCGCGCTGGTGCTGAGCTGGATCGTGTCGGTGTACTTCGTGCCTTACCTGGGCACGCTGCTTTTGAAGGTGCCGCCGCATGTGCTGGCGGCGCAGGCCAACAAGGGCGTGACCGAAGACCCGCACGAGGTGTTCGACAGCCCGTTTTATCGCACCTTCCGCAGGCTGGTGGACTGGTGCGTGCAGCACCGCTGGCTGACGATCGGTGCCACGGTGCTCACCTTTGCGCTGGGCATTGCGGGCATGGGCAAGGTGCAGCAGCAGTTTTTCCCGGATTCAAGCCGTCCCGAGATCCTGGTCGACATCTGGTTCCCGGAAGGCACGTCGTTTGCGGGCAATGAAGAAGTCACCAAGCGCGTGGAGCAGCGCCTGCTGGCCGAGCCCGGTGTGAACACGGTCAGCACCTGGGTCGGGTCGGGTGTGCCGCGTTTCTATCTGCCGCTGGACCAGGTGTTCCCGCAAAGCAACGTGTCGCAGTTCATCGTGGTGCCGCAGGATCTGAAGGTCCGCGAGTCGCTGCGGGTGAAGCTGCCCGCGCTGCTGGCGCAGGAGTTCCCCGAGGTGCGTGGCCGCGTCAAGCTGCTGCCCAATGGCCCGCCTGTGCCGTACCCGGTGCAGTTCCGCGTGGTCGGGCCCGACCCGGTGGCGCTGCGCGAACGCGCCGACGAGGTCAAGGCCGAGCTGCGCAAGAGCCCCGACATGCGCGGCGTGAACGACAACTGGAACGAATCGGTGAAGGTGCTGCGCCTGGAGGTGGACCAGGCCAAGGCGCGTGCGTTGGGCGTGACCAGCCAGTCGATCGCGCAGGCCTCCAAGACCATCCTGTCGGGCACGCAGGTGGGCCAGTACCGCGAGGGCGACAAGCTCATCGACATTTTGCTGCGCCAGCCGCTGGATGAGCGCAACGCGATCACCGACATCGCCAACGCCTACCTGCCCACGGCATCGGGCAAGTCGATTCCGCTCACGCAGATCGCCAAGCCTGTGTTTACCTGGGAGCCCGGTGTGATGTGGCGCGAGAACCGCGACTACGCCATCACCGTGCAGGGCGACGTGACCGAGGGCCTGCAGGGCGCCACCGTCACGGCGTCGCTGCTGCCGTCGCTCAAGGCCATCGAGGCCGGCTGGCGCTCGGCCGGGCAGGGCGGCTACCGCATCGAGGTGGCCGGCGCGGTCGAGGAAAGCTCCAAGGGCTCGGCGTCGATTGCCGCGGGCATCCCCATCATGCTGTTCATCACCTTCACGCTGCTGATGCTGCAGCTGCACAGCTTCAGCCGCGCCATGCTGGTGTTCCTGACCGGGCCGCTGGGCCTGGCCGGCGTGGCGGCGGCGCTGCTGGTCCTGAACCGCCCATTCGGCTTTGTGGCACTGTTGGGCGTGATCGCTCTCATGGGCATGATCCAGCGCAACTCGGTGATCCTGATCGACCAGATCGAGCAGGACCGCGCCCGCGGCGTGCCCGCCTGGGACGCCATCGTCGAGTCTGCGGTTCGCCGTCTGCGCCCCATCGTGCTGACCGCGGCGGCGGCCGTGCTGGCCATGATCCCGCTGTCGCGCAGCGTGTTCTGGGGCCCGATGGCCGTGGCCATCATGGGCGGCCTGATCGTGGCGACCGTGCTGACGCTGCTGGCCTTGCCCGCGATGTACGCGGCCTGGTTCCGCGTGAAAAGGCCTGAGCCAGAAGTTCTTGCCTGA